From the genome of Candidatus Promineifilum breve, one region includes:
- a CDS encoding alanyl-tRNA editing protein: protein MTRAYYTDSYTLEFEATIIAVETVDGRPAAGLDHSYFYPTSGGQPHDTGHLRRGDTVARVLDVVEGEGDAIWLILDRPLGPGPVAASIDRDRRRDHMEHHTGQHILSAAFIRVAEAETVGFHLSQQSVTIDLDRADLSAAELDAAETLANEVIRDDRPVSARFVAAAEAAGLPLRKTPPGRDGLLRLIDIAGFDLTACGGTHVARTGEVGLIKIIKTERRGATTRVEFVCGGRALADYRAKHDLTRQLSATLTTGASELPAAIDRLREEARALAHALRQKDEALLGYEAAQLLAAAEPLGTARLVARVFVGRAPDELGRLAAALVADGVDGEDTVIALLGLAGERSHLVFARSADAPGDMAAQSDMAALIKPALAALGGRGGGRPTLAQGGGPAADEASVAAALQLARAQLVG, encoded by the coding sequence ATGACCCGCGCTTACTATACCGATAGCTATACCCTTGAATTTGAGGCGACGATCATCGCCGTGGAGACGGTGGACGGCCGCCCCGCCGCCGGCCTCGACCACAGCTACTTCTACCCCACCAGCGGCGGCCAGCCCCACGACACCGGCCACCTGCGCCGGGGGGATACCGTGGCCCGTGTCCTCGACGTCGTTGAGGGCGAGGGCGACGCCATTTGGCTCATCCTCGACCGGCCGCTCGGCCCCGGCCCGGTGGCGGCGAGCATCGACCGCGACCGCCGCCGCGACCACATGGAGCACCACACCGGCCAGCATATCCTGTCGGCGGCCTTCATCCGCGTCGCCGAGGCCGAGACGGTCGGCTTCCACCTCAGCCAACAGTCAGTGACCATCGACCTCGACCGGGCCGATCTGAGCGCGGCCGAACTTGACGCCGCCGAGACGCTCGCCAACGAGGTCATCCGCGACGACCGGCCGGTGAGCGCGCGCTTCGTCGCGGCGGCCGAGGCGGCGGGGCTGCCGCTGCGCAAGACGCCGCCCGGCCGCGACGGCCTGCTGCGCCTCATCGACATCGCCGGCTTCGACCTGACGGCCTGCGGCGGAACCCACGTGGCCCGCACCGGCGAGGTGGGGCTGATCAAGATCATCAAGACCGAGCGGCGGGGGGCCACGACGCGGGTCGAGTTCGTCTGCGGCGGGCGGGCGCTGGCCGATTACCGGGCCAAGCACGACCTGACCCGCCAATTGAGCGCCACGCTGACCACCGGCGCGTCCGAACTGCCGGCGGCCATCGACCGGCTGCGCGAGGAGGCGCGGGCGCTGGCCCACGCCCTGCGGCAGAAGGACGAGGCGCTGCTGGGTTATGAGGCCGCACAATTATTGGCCGCGGCCGAGCCATTGGGCACGGCGCGGCTGGTGGCACGGGTCTTCGTGGGGCGCGCGCCCGACGAGTTGGGGCGGCTGGCGGCGGCGTTGGTGGCCGATGGCGTGGATGGTGAAGACACCGTTATCGCCTTACTGGGGCTGGCCGGGGAGCGGTCGCATCTGGTCTTCGCCCGCTCGGCCGATGCACCGGGCGATATGGCCGCTCAGAGCGATATGGCCGCGCTGATCAAGCCCGCGCTGGCGGCGTTGGGCGGGCGCGGCGGCGGGCGGCCCACACTGGCCCAGGGTGGCGGCCCCGCGGCCGATGAAGCGAGCGTGGCCGCGGCCCTACAGTTGGCTCGCGCCCAATTGGTGGGTTAG
- a CDS encoding sensor histidine kinase, with the protein MSSETAPLPHLDHTGVALNADARFRHVFAEGFDPILLTDYRGRILDGNRQALNFFGIDRRSFPQINIRDLHHPAEPLPDVNKLTGPGSMSFQSRVVAGRIHEGRPRQVTLNVEVRARRLTPGREGTWQWIYHDISSRVELDALREDLIAMLLHDLQSPLGNVISTLELLRMQVDGAQPDEMMLSLLDIASRSSGQLQRLIASLMDINRLEAGQPVGRQSAVPLAQLVAEAYDIEEPSFTRRGVGLESRVPAALPDLFVEPAVISRVLLNLFDNALKYSADGETITVDAHTIGDGMVLVAVSDRGAGIPREFREVIFDKFRRVKSDGSSKGLGLGLAFCRLAVEAHGGRIWVDDAPGGGARFNLTLPQA; encoded by the coding sequence GTGAGCAGCGAAACCGCCCCCCTCCCCCATCTAGACCACACCGGCGTGGCCCTCAACGCTGACGCCCGCTTTCGCCACGTCTTCGCCGAGGGCTTCGACCCCATCCTGCTGACCGACTACCGCGGCCGCATCCTCGACGGCAACCGCCAGGCGCTCAACTTCTTCGGCATCGACCGCCGCTCCTTCCCGCAGATCAACATCCGCGACCTGCACCACCCGGCCGAGCCGCTGCCCGACGTGAACAAGCTGACCGGCCCCGGCTCGATGAGCTTCCAGAGCCGCGTCGTGGCCGGGCGCATCCACGAGGGCCGGCCGCGCCAGGTGACGCTCAACGTCGAGGTGCGCGCCCGCCGCCTGACCCCCGGCCGCGAGGGGACGTGGCAATGGATCTACCACGACATCTCCAGCCGCGTCGAATTGGACGCGCTGCGCGAAGACCTCATCGCCATGCTGCTCCATGACCTGCAAAGCCCGCTGGGCAACGTCATCTCCACCCTGGAACTACTGCGGATGCAGGTCGATGGCGCCCAGCCGGACGAGATGATGCTCAGCCTGCTCGACATCGCCTCGCGCAGCAGCGGCCAACTGCAACGCCTCATCGCCTCGCTGATGGACATCAACCGCCTGGAGGCGGGCCAGCCGGTGGGCCGGCAATCGGCCGTGCCCCTGGCCCAACTGGTGGCCGAGGCTTACGACATCGAGGAGCCGAGCTTCACCCGGCGCGGTGTGGGCCTGGAGTCCCGCGTGCCCGCCGCCCTGCCCGACCTGTTCGTGGAGCCGGCCGTCATCAGCCGCGTGCTGCTGAACCTGTTCGACAACGCCCTGAAGTACAGCGCCGACGGCGAGACGATCACCGTCGATGCCCACACCATCGGCGACGGCATGGTGCTGGTGGCCGTCAGCGACCGGGGCGCGGGCATCCCCCGCGAGTTCCGCGAGGTCATCTTCGACAAGTTCCGGCGCGTCAAGAGCGACGGCTCATCGAAGGGGCTGGGGCTGGGGCTGGCCTTCTGCCGGTTGGCGGTGGAGGCCCACGGCGGCCGCATCTGGGTCGATGACGCGCCGGGCGGCGGGGCGCGGTTTAACCTGACGCTGCCGCAGGCGTAG
- the tsaD gene encoding tRNA (adenosine(37)-N6)-threonylcarbamoyltransferase complex transferase subunit TsaD, which produces MNTRILAIETSCDETAAAVIADGVTILSNVVASQTELHARFGGVFPEVASRRHVEVIHAVVDQAMHDAHLGFDDLDCVAVTRGPGLVGSLLVGMNMAKGLAVARNLPLLGINHIEGHIYSLWLTPDAPEIRFPLITLVVSGGHTDLYLMTDHGRYRLLGATLDDAAGEAFDKVGRLLGLPYPGGPAIDHASDKGNPTTFRFPRAVMDAGHGYDFSFSGLKTAVMRQTSQYHSPAVMPVADLAAGFQAAVVDSLVEKTAAAAVEFGATAVHVAGGVSANRALRRLMAERVAVPVRVPPMALCTDNAAMIGAAAHFHFSRGRRDGLDLDVTPSLQLV; this is translated from the coding sequence ATGAATACTCGCATCCTCGCCATCGAAACCTCCTGCGACGAAACGGCCGCCGCCGTCATCGCCGACGGCGTCACCATCCTGAGCAACGTCGTCGCCTCGCAGACCGAACTCCACGCCCGCTTCGGCGGCGTGTTCCCCGAGGTGGCCTCGCGCCGCCACGTGGAGGTCATCCACGCCGTCGTCGATCAGGCCATGCATGATGCCCACCTCGGCTTCGACGACCTCGACTGCGTGGCCGTGACGCGCGGGCCGGGGCTGGTCGGCTCGCTGCTGGTGGGCATGAACATGGCCAAGGGGCTGGCCGTGGCGCGCAACCTGCCGCTGCTGGGCATCAACCACATCGAGGGCCACATCTATTCGCTGTGGCTGACGCCCGACGCGCCCGAAATCCGCTTCCCGCTCATCACGCTGGTGGTCAGCGGCGGCCACACCGACCTGTACCTGATGACCGACCACGGCCGCTACCGGCTGCTGGGGGCCACGCTCGACGACGCCGCCGGCGAGGCCTTCGACAAGGTGGGCCGCTTGCTGGGCCTGCCCTACCCCGGCGGCCCGGCCATCGACCACGCCTCGGACAAGGGCAACCCGACCACCTTCCGCTTCCCCCGCGCGGTCATGGACGCCGGCCACGGCTATGATTTCAGCTTCAGCGGCCTGAAGACGGCCGTCATGCGCCAGACCAGCCAGTACCATTCGCCGGCGGTCATGCCCGTGGCCGACCTGGCCGCCGGCTTCCAGGCCGCCGTGGTCGATTCATTGGTGGAGAAGACGGCCGCCGCCGCCGTCGAGTTCGGAGCCACGGCCGTCCACGTCGCCGGCGGGGTGTCGGCTAACCGCGCCCTGCGCCGGCTGATGGCCGAGCGGGTGGCCGTGCCCGTGCGCGTGCCGCCCATGGCCCTCTGCACCGACAACGCGGCCATGATCGGCGCGGCGGCCCACTTCCACTTCAGCCGCGGCCGGCGCGATGGGCTTGATTTGGATGTGACGCCTAGCTTGCAACTGGTATAG
- a CDS encoding glutaredoxin family protein, with amino-acid sequence MPTPLTLYGANDCDDTDHVIDRLRAWNIPFREVILERDPDAERFVIFINGGYRSTPTLVFGDGRLKTILTEPTDEELTEVLGRAGYVVQP; translated from the coding sequence ATGCCCACCCCCCTTACCCTCTACGGCGCCAACGACTGCGACGACACCGACCACGTCATCGACCGCCTGCGCGCCTGGAACATCCCCTTCCGCGAGGTAATCCTGGAGCGCGACCCCGACGCCGAGCGCTTCGTCATCTTCATCAACGGCGGCTATCGCAGTACGCCCACGCTGGTCTTCGGCGACGGGCGGCTCAAGACCATCCTGACTGAGCCGACGGATGAGGAGTTGACCGAGGTGTTGGGCCGCGCGGGGTATGTAGTGCAGCCCTAG
- the typA gene encoding translational GTPase TypA yields the protein MQQRQDIRNIAIIAHVDHGKTTLVDGMLRQTNAFRQNQNVGERVLDSNDLERERGITILAKNTSIEYNGVTINIVDTPGHADFGGEVERVINMVDGVLLLVDAVEGPMAQTRFVLRQALGKRLPVILVVNKIDRPAARPDHAVNATFDLFIDLGATEEQALFPVIYAKATDGRAGYSVAELGPNLIPLFDTILDHIPPPTIGDGPTQLLVTALEYSAYVGKIAVGRLSAGTLRAGQQIAHIDIHGQQATAKVTKLYTFRDLQRQEQTEVEAGTIVAVAGIPGVGIGDTLADPENPIALPPIKVEEPTVRMVFRINDSPFSGREGKYVTSRQLRDRLMRELESNVALRVEDMERAGEFLVSGRGELHLAILIETMRREGYELAVGRPEVIFREGDEGQRLEPFEQVYVEALNDYWGGVAEMLGKRRGRLLDIRYGDDGTVYGEYSVPTRGILGFRQPFLTATRGTGIFHTLFDAYMPYAGDIAQSEVGSLISLESGPVSGYALEHLTARGTFFVRPSIDEVYAGQVVGEHIRDEDLVINVCRTKNLTGHRAKPTSIVEALSPPRLMSLDEAIEYLHEDELLEVTPESLRIRKMVLDHNMRNREAKRVKYADA from the coding sequence ACGCCTTTCGCCAGAATCAGAACGTGGGCGAGCGCGTCCTCGACTCCAACGACCTGGAGCGCGAGCGCGGCATCACCATCCTGGCTAAGAACACCAGCATCGAATACAACGGCGTGACGATCAACATCGTCGATACGCCCGGCCATGCCGACTTCGGCGGCGAGGTCGAGCGCGTCATCAACATGGTCGATGGCGTGCTGCTGCTGGTCGATGCCGTCGAGGGGCCGATGGCCCAGACGCGCTTCGTCCTGCGCCAGGCGCTGGGCAAGCGGCTGCCGGTCATCCTGGTCGTCAACAAGATCGACCGCCCCGCCGCCCGGCCCGACCACGCCGTCAACGCCACCTTCGACCTGTTCATCGACCTGGGCGCGACCGAGGAGCAGGCGCTCTTTCCCGTCATCTACGCCAAGGCCACCGACGGCCGCGCCGGCTACAGCGTCGCCGAACTCGGCCCCAACCTCATCCCGCTGTTCGACACCATCCTCGACCACATCCCGCCGCCCACCATCGGCGACGGCCCCACGCAGTTGCTCGTCACCGCCCTGGAGTATAGCGCCTACGTGGGCAAGATCGCCGTCGGCCGCCTGTCGGCCGGCACGCTGCGCGCCGGGCAACAGATCGCCCACATCGACATCCACGGCCAGCAGGCCACGGCCAAAGTCACCAAGCTCTACACCTTCCGCGACCTCCAGCGGCAGGAGCAGACCGAGGTCGAGGCCGGCACCATCGTGGCCGTGGCCGGTATCCCCGGCGTGGGCATCGGCGACACGCTGGCCGACCCCGAAAACCCCATCGCCCTGCCGCCCATCAAGGTCGAAGAGCCGACGGTGCGCATGGTCTTTCGCATCAACGACAGCCCCTTCTCCGGGCGCGAGGGCAAATACGTCACCAGCCGCCAGTTGCGCGACCGCCTGATGCGCGAGCTGGAGAGCAACGTCGCCCTGCGCGTCGAGGACATGGAGCGGGCCGGCGAGTTCCTCGTGTCCGGTCGCGGCGAGTTGCACCTGGCGATCCTGATCGAGACGATGCGCCGCGAGGGGTACGAGCTGGCCGTCGGCCGCCCCGAGGTCATCTTCCGCGAGGGAGACGAGGGGCAACGGCTGGAGCCGTTCGAGCAGGTCTACGTGGAGGCGCTCAACGACTATTGGGGCGGCGTGGCCGAAATGCTGGGCAAGCGGCGCGGCCGGCTGCTCGACATCCGCTACGGCGACGACGGCACGGTCTACGGCGAGTACAGCGTGCCCACGCGCGGCATCCTCGGCTTCCGCCAGCCGTTCCTGACGGCCACGCGCGGCACGGGCATCTTCCACACCCTGTTCGACGCCTACATGCCCTACGCCGGCGACATCGCCCAGAGCGAAGTCGGTTCGCTCATCTCATTGGAGAGCGGGCCGGTCAGCGGCTACGCGCTGGAGCATCTGACGGCGCGGGGCACGTTCTTCGTGCGGCCGTCCATCGATGAGGTCTACGCCGGGCAGGTCGTCGGCGAACACATCCGCGACGAGGATCTGGTCATCAACGTCTGCCGCACCAAAAACCTGACCGGCCACCGCGCCAAGCCCACGTCGATCGTCGAAGCCCTCTCCCCGCCGCGCCTCATGTCGCTGGATGAGGCCATCGAATATCTGCACGAGGACGAACTGCTGGAAGTGACGCCCGAATCGCTACGCATTCGCAAGATGGTGCTGGATCATAATATGCGGAATCGGGAGGCGAAGCGGGTGAAGTACGCGGATGCGTAG